Proteins encoded together in one Pyxidicoccus trucidator window:
- a CDS encoding AAA family ATPase: MRLAVTGSHRVGKSTLIEALEERLAEYRVVDEPYHLLEEEGYEFASPPSLEDFLEQLRRSMELLEEEEGARKVLFDRCPLDFLGYLLTHEDAASFDLDEWLARIRSTTRTLELVVFVPIEERERIKLPAHEDAELRAEVDEKLAWLLLDDPFELGVEVLSVHGSTAARVTQVLDRLGRGRPRESRPRGD; this comes from the coding sequence ATGCGCCTCGCAGTGACTGGCTCGCACCGGGTGGGAAAGTCGACGCTCATTGAAGCGCTGGAGGAACGACTCGCGGAGTATCGGGTCGTCGACGAGCCGTACCACCTGCTCGAAGAGGAAGGTTACGAGTTCGCTTCTCCTCCGAGCTTGGAAGACTTCCTCGAACAGCTCCGTCGCTCGATGGAGTTGCTCGAAGAGGAGGAGGGCGCGCGAAAAGTCCTGTTTGATCGCTGCCCCCTCGATTTTCTTGGGTACCTCCTGACGCACGAGGACGCAGCTTCGTTCGACCTGGACGAGTGGCTTGCCCGGATTCGTTCCACCACCCGGACCCTGGAGCTCGTCGTCTTCGTGCCCATCGAGGAGCGGGAGCGCATCAAGCTCCCTGCACACGAAGATGCCGAGCTGAGGGCGGAGGTGGACGAGAAGCTCGCCTGGCTGCTGCTCGACGACCCTTTTGAGCTGGGAGTGGAAGTTCTATCCGTCCACGGGTCCACGGCCGCGCGGGTCACCCAGGTCCTCGATCGCCTTGGGCGAGGCCGTCCCCGCGAGTCACGGCCCCGGGGGGACTGA
- a CDS encoding RICIN domain-containing protein, producing the protein MRSPKWPLLAALAFACVASAASPVPTYQTQTLEGWTVRIDDRLLTAANKPATDKALVLLAAQLKDVVRIVPAGPVAQLRKVTLWLSPPYPNEKPRATYHLSESWMSQNGRNLAMLKSVEFSNVFIFEEESKRMPVFVLHELSHAYHDQVLGWEHAGLAAVYEHARACKSYDRVERWRGPEQPNTFERAYAMTDVGEYFAENSEAFFGRNDFYPFTREELGKHDPGMLALLQQVWQVPTTTPPTPPPVSAAFDARCYYRLTTLWQGDGMSLDILSDGKANNVPILAKTGDYWGQLWKLTPEANGFYRLTTQWHGTSLSLANTASNRPLLVKSAAVPEQRWKLTPEPNGIYRLTTQAQGDALSLDIVNDSRANNIPILDKTGCNDSGQLWKVTPVPALPEPGVEDSP; encoded by the coding sequence ATGCGCTCTCCAAAATGGCCCCTCCTGGCCGCCCTGGCATTCGCTTGCGTCGCCTCCGCGGCCAGCCCCGTTCCCACCTACCAGACCCAGACCCTCGAGGGCTGGACGGTTCGCATCGATGACCGCCTGCTGACAGCGGCGAACAAGCCCGCGACGGACAAGGCCCTGGTGCTCCTGGCGGCGCAGCTCAAGGATGTCGTCCGGATCGTCCCCGCGGGCCCCGTGGCTCAGCTCCGCAAGGTGACGCTGTGGCTGTCGCCGCCCTATCCCAACGAGAAGCCGAGGGCTACGTACCATCTTTCCGAATCCTGGATGAGCCAGAATGGTCGCAACCTGGCGATGTTGAAGAGCGTCGAGTTTTCGAATGTCTTCATCTTCGAGGAGGAATCCAAGCGGATGCCCGTGTTCGTGCTCCACGAGCTCAGCCACGCCTATCATGACCAGGTGCTCGGCTGGGAGCACGCCGGCCTCGCGGCTGTCTATGAGCACGCCAGGGCATGCAAGAGCTACGACCGCGTGGAGCGCTGGCGTGGGCCCGAGCAGCCCAACACGTTCGAACGTGCCTATGCCATGACTGACGTGGGGGAGTACTTCGCGGAGAACTCGGAGGCGTTTTTCGGCCGTAACGACTTCTATCCCTTCACGCGTGAAGAGCTGGGCAAGCACGACCCGGGCATGCTCGCGCTGCTCCAGCAGGTGTGGCAGGTGCCCACGACCACGCCCCCCACCCCGCCGCCGGTGTCCGCCGCCTTCGATGCCCGCTGCTACTACCGGTTGACGACCCTGTGGCAGGGCGATGGCATGTCGCTGGACATTCTCTCTGACGGCAAGGCCAACAACGTGCCCATCCTCGCCAAGACGGGCGACTACTGGGGACAGCTGTGGAAGCTGACTCCGGAGGCCAACGGCTTCTACCGACTGACGACCCAGTGGCATGGGACCAGCCTGTCCCTGGCCAACACCGCCAGCAATCGCCCCCTCCTCGTCAAATCGGCGGCTGTTCCGGAGCAGCGATGGAAGCTGACTCCGGAGCCCAACGGCATCTACCGGCTGACGACCCAGGCGCAGGGCGACGCGCTATCACTGGACATCGTCAATGACAGCAGGGCCAACAACATCCCCATCCTCGACAAGACAGGCTGCAATGACTCGGGGCAGCTGTGGAAGGTGACCCCCGTCCCCGCGCTCCCTGAGCCTGGAGTGGAGGATTCGCCGTGA
- a CDS encoding DUF998 domain-containing protein, with amino-acid sequence MRTIAFACAILSLLILAGAAIAGGLAYPGYDHLRQYISELGATGADTGQAVSLAFMASGALLAAFWLMCAGLFPKSPLLFIGFGLSALNGLGLFFGGVFRCDFQCSMESPSKAAMLHELLGGLGYLAGIVGVFVIGLAMRSRPAGRGLFTVALWCGVPAALAIWLIDPTFEFDGAAQRVLEFALAVWTVAVALSVRRPAGAVG; translated from the coding sequence TTGCGAACCATCGCCTTTGCCTGCGCGATCCTGAGCCTGCTCATCCTGGCTGGCGCGGCCATCGCGGGCGGTCTGGCCTATCCGGGTTACGACCATCTTCGGCAGTACATCAGCGAATTGGGCGCGACCGGTGCGGACACCGGACAGGCGGTCAGTCTCGCCTTCATGGCCTCGGGCGCACTGCTGGCCGCCTTCTGGCTGATGTGCGCCGGGCTGTTTCCGAAGTCGCCGCTGCTGTTCATCGGCTTCGGCCTCAGCGCGCTGAACGGCCTCGGCCTGTTCTTCGGCGGCGTCTTCCGCTGCGACTTCCAATGCTCGATGGAGTCGCCCAGCAAGGCGGCGATGCTGCACGAGCTTCTCGGCGGGCTCGGCTATCTGGCGGGGATCGTCGGGGTCTTTGTAATCGGCCTGGCGATGCGGAGCCGCCCCGCCGGCCGAGGCCTGTTCACCGTCGCCCTGTGGTGCGGCGTGCCGGCGGCCCTGGCGATCTGGCTGATCGATCCTACCTTCGAGTTCGACGGCGCCGCGCAGCGGGTGCTCGAGTTCGCGCTGGCGGTGTGGACCGTGGCCGTCGCCCTTTCCGTCCGCCGCCCCGCAGGAGCCGTCGGATGA
- a CDS encoding VOC family protein, with amino-acid sequence MRLGNFSVSLAVKDLAVSRAFYEKLGFRAIGGDAAQNWLILQNETSTIGLFQGMFDKNLLTFNPGWDRNASPLADFDDVRELQRTLQARGLTLASAADEASTGPASLMLIDPDGNPILIDQHVPKPAR; translated from the coding sequence ATGCGCCTCGGCAACTTTTCCGTGAGCCTCGCCGTCAAGGACCTCGCCGTCTCCCGCGCGTTCTACGAGAAGCTCGGCTTCCGAGCCATCGGCGGTGACGCGGCCCAGAACTGGCTCATCCTGCAGAACGAAACCAGCACCATCGGCCTCTTCCAGGGCATGTTCGACAAGAACCTCCTGACCTTCAATCCGGGCTGGGACCGCAACGCCAGTCCATTGGCCGACTTCGACGACGTGCGCGAGCTCCAGCGGACGCTCCAGGCCCGAGGCCTCACCCTCGCATCCGCCGCGGACGAAGCCTCCACCGGCCCCGCGAGCCTCATGCTCATCGACCCCGATGGCAACCCCATCCTGATTGATCAGCACGTCCCGAAGCCGGCGCGCTGA